The proteins below are encoded in one region of Danio rerio strain Tuebingen ecotype United States chromosome 12, GRCz12tu, whole genome shotgun sequence:
- the tmem130 gene encoding transmembrane protein 130 precursor (The RefSeq protein has 6 substitutions compared to this genomic sequence), with product MDWIRSVLVHTFLSLISSLAFGIPEETPHHQLSGNVKGKLIFHQMEGNSTLLRKTGNLASYTKTVVSFELYDPRHILRSVSFTYTWDLGNGEVHKGPEPFVKFYYALPGNYTLKLSIETDAPQHSRMTGLYSVDLTVLDAIRYVDLIGPVIYNVDQNSRLSFEVGGSPPVWLCWRVLPDCHTPNPASCSLVQIYENTFCLDYTFTSVGTHCLDLSVKNNISSLQTFYSVYVQSGHVSLFFLLPCAAVIVATLIFISVTVCRPRQRSLMCKGDYVPFTDIELRAKDATVPLQSNSSASKTNETQLLLYQQGPSYNPESC from the exons ATGGACTG GATCCGGAGTGTTCTGGTTCACACCTTTCTCTCACTGATTTCCTCTCTTGCCTTTGGGATACCAGAAGAATCCCCTCATCATCAGTTATCTG GAAATGTCAAAGGAAAGCTTATTTTCCATCAGATGGAAGGGAATTCAACATACTTGCGCAAAACAGGGAATCTGGCATCTTACACTAAAACAGTGGTTTCATTTGAACTCTATGACCCGAGGCATATCCTGCGCTCTGTCTCTTTTACATACACATGGGATTTGGGCAATGG GGAAGTGCATAAAGGCCCAGAGCCTTTTGTGAAGTTTTACTACGCCTTACCAGGGAACTACACGTTAAAACTGAGCATTGAAACAGATGCACCTCAGCATTCCAGGATGACAGGCCTGTACTCGGTAGATCTGACTGTATTAG ATGCTATTAGATACGTTGATCTGATAGGACCTGTGATTTATAACGTCGACCAAAACAGCAGACTGTCCTTTGAGGTTGGAGGAAG CCCTCCGGTTTGGCTGTGCTGGAGAGTTTTGCCTGATTGCCACACACCCAATCCAGCTTCCTGCAGTTTAGTCCAGATCTATGAAAACACTTTCTGTCTGAACTACACTTTCACATCTGTAGGAACGCACTGCTTAGACCTGAGTGTGAAAAATAACATCAGCAGCCTCCAGACATTCTACAGCATCTATGTGCAAAGCGGTC ATGTAAGTCTCTTCTTCCTATTGCCCTGCGCTGCAGTGATTGTTGCGACCCTCATATTTATCTTTGTGACCGTGTGTCGTCCACGCCAGCGGTCTCTCATGTGTAAG GGAGATTATGTCTCCTTCACAGACATCGAACTGCGTGCAAAGGATGCCACCGTCCCTTTGCAGAGCAATTCTTCTGCATCTAAGACAAATGAAACCCAGCTTCTGCTTTATCAGCAAGGGCCTTCCTACAACCCAGAATCCTGTTAG